In Mycobacteriales bacterium, the following are encoded in one genomic region:
- a CDS encoding alpha/beta hydrolase-fold protein translates to MTRREHVDIPAPALGGSGTVVAYGHYGRPFLVFPSEQGRAWDFENNGMVEAVRPLLDAGRCKLYCITSHDAVSWSNHSLSVEDRARRHSEYEQWVIHSVLPFVWDDCGGRQEVATIGASMGAYHALTFALRRADLFPLSISLSGNYDPSAWHGWGEQGEAAYFANPTHFVPGMHGQHLDWLRTRLSVLLVVGQGMWEDSTGALPSSRRMAGLLQEKGIRCELDEWGHDVPHDWPSWQRQLAHHLPRFC, encoded by the coding sequence ATGACCCGCCGCGAGCATGTCGACATCCCCGCGCCGGCGCTCGGCGGGTCCGGCACCGTGGTCGCGTACGGCCACTACGGGCGCCCGTTCCTGGTGTTCCCGTCCGAGCAGGGACGGGCCTGGGACTTCGAGAACAACGGCATGGTCGAGGCGGTCCGCCCGCTGCTGGACGCCGGCCGCTGCAAGCTCTACTGCATCACCTCGCACGACGCGGTGTCCTGGTCCAACCACTCGCTCTCGGTCGAGGACCGGGCCCGCCGGCACTCCGAGTACGAGCAGTGGGTCATCCACTCGGTGCTGCCGTTCGTCTGGGACGACTGCGGGGGCCGGCAGGAGGTCGCCACGATCGGTGCCTCGATGGGGGCGTACCACGCGCTGACGTTCGCGCTGCGCCGCGCCGACCTGTTCCCGCTCTCGATCAGCCTGTCCGGCAACTACGACCCGTCGGCCTGGCACGGCTGGGGCGAGCAGGGCGAGGCGGCGTACTTCGCCAACCCGACCCACTTCGTCCCCGGCATGCACGGCCAGCACCTGGACTGGCTGCGGACGCGGCTGTCGGTGCTGCTGGTGGTCGGGCAGGGCATGTGGGAGGACAGCACCGGTGCGCTGCCCTCCAGCCGGCGGATGGCCGGGCTCCTGCAGGAGAAGGGCATCCGCTGCGAGCTCGACGAATGGGGACACGACGTCCCGCACGACTGGCCGTCCTGGCAACGCCAGCTGGCCCACCACCTGCCCCGGTTCTGCTAG